One genomic segment of Trichoplusia ni isolate ovarian cell line Hi5 chromosome 5, tn1, whole genome shotgun sequence includes these proteins:
- the LOC113494287 gene encoding UPF0183 protein CG7083-like, with the protein MLDLEIVPERSLGCDAWEFVLGMHFSQSVAIIQSQVGTIRGVQVLYSDQNPLSVNLVINMPQDGIRLIFDPVAQRLKVIEIYNMKLVKLRYSGMCFNSPEISPSIEQVEHCFGATHPGLYDSQRHLFALNFRGLSFYFPVDSKFEPGYAHGLGSLQFPNGGSPVVSRTTIYYGSQHQASSTGAGAGGAPLPELPLSCYRHTLHLRRCDVLRSASATHGLRLHMFTEGPGRLEAGSRSVCRVVRFGSSAQRVCAALGAPARTYYKADDKMRIHRPTARRRPPPASDYFFNYFTLGLDVLFDARTHQVKKFVLHTNYPGHYNFNMYHRCEFELTVQPDKCEAHSLVESVGAVVITAYSKWEVVSRALRVAERPVVLNRASSTNTTNPFGSTFCYGYQDMIFEVMSNNYIASITLYQPEGTRPRYAVNSIA; encoded by the exons GGATGCATTTCTCTCAGTCAGTGGCCATCATACAGAGTCAAGTGGGCACAATACGAGGAGTACAAGTACTATATAGTGATCAG AACCCGTTATCAGTAAACCTAGTAATAAATATGCCTCAGGACGGCATCCGGTTAATATTCGACCCGGTTGCCCAGCGGCTCAAAGTTATAGAGATCTACAATATGAAATTAGTTAAACTTAGGTATAG TGGCATGTGCTTCAACTCGCCGGAGATCTCGCCCTCCATCGAGCAGGTGGAGCACTGCTTCGGCGCGACGCACCCCGGCCTCTACGACTCACAGCGCCATCTGTTCGCGCTCAACTTCAGGGGCCTATCCTTTTATTTCCCTGTTGATAGTAAATTTGAg CCTGGCTACGCTCACGGGCTGGGCTCACTACAGTTCCCCAACGGTGGGTCGCCCGTAGTGTCGCGGACCACCATCTACTATGGATCTCAACACCAG GCCAGCAGtacgggcgcgggcgcgggcggggcccCGCTGCCGGAGCTCCCGCTGTCGTGCTACCGGCACACGCTGCACCTGCGCCGCTGCGACGTGCTGCGCTCAGCTAGTGCCACGCACGGACTCCGCTTGCATATGTTCACTGAGG GCCCGGGTCGGTTGGAGGCGGGCTCCCGCTCCGTGTGCCGCGTGGTCCGCTTCGGCAGCTCGGCGCAGCGCGTGTGCGCGGCGCTGGGCGCGCCCGCCCGCACCTACTACAAGGCGGACGACAAGATGCGCATCCACCGGCCCACCGCCCGCAggcgcccgccgcccgccagcgACTACTTCTTCAACTACTTCACGCTGGGACTC GACGTACTATTCGACGCTCGCACGCACCAGGTCAAGAAGTTCGTGTTGCACACAAACTACCCCGGACACTACAACTTCAACATGTACCATCGCTGCGAGTTTGAGCTCACCGTGCAACCTGACAA ATGCGAAGCCCACTCGCTGGTGGAGAGCGTGGGCGCGGTGGTGATCACGGCGTACAGCAAGTGGGAGGTGGTGTCGCGGGCGCTGCGCGTGGCCGAGCGCCCCGTTGTGCTCAACAGGGCCTCCTCCACCAACACCACCAACCCCTTCGGCTCCACCTTCTGCTATGGATACCAGGACATGATATTTGAG GTGATGTCCAACAACTACATAGCGTCGATTACTCTGTACCAGCCGGAGGGCACCCGGCCGCGCTACGCCGTCAACTCCATCGCGTGA